A genomic region of Mycolicibacterium poriferae contains the following coding sequences:
- a CDS encoding alpha/beta hydrolase family protein, translated as MAEATLLQKIFVTICAVTRTTDLAARWTGAAPFLPALFVLRYANMGGLDHELFAEQIRGARSFRDARWCDYWNDIAETHARCATDLLRNLAGAESSAVPDLTDPDTASEHLDGLASWISPAAELFADQGPQPDSRTLAAIVDEHALAGDRPRIALAYRAIDAWVKAITYYQISAFPGHDPHRMHAYWRSRHLFDALINALAPTLGLTVDHVEIPVGGGDVVRGYLVVPPKPGPHPVVLTTNGLEGTVQELAIPQLRYRNSGMAMYVMEMPGSYAYTHPMRPQSEAVYHQVIDHLAADERLDGGRIAMVGVSFGGYWTARMAATNNQLACAIACGAPTDRSFHGGALGTPQIILHALANTLGASHPIDLVAKLKALSIRNLYQHITIPLLVINGEHDTLMSTQDSMDLADAAADATLLLYPDDDHCAMGHYRQWLDYSQHWLLDHLAATPN; from the coding sequence ATGGCCGAGGCCACCCTGCTTCAGAAGATCTTCGTCACGATCTGCGCGGTCACCCGCACCACGGATCTGGCGGCCCGGTGGACCGGTGCAGCGCCGTTTCTGCCCGCCCTGTTCGTGTTGCGTTACGCCAACATGGGTGGGCTCGACCACGAGCTGTTCGCCGAGCAGATCCGCGGGGCCCGGTCCTTCCGCGACGCCCGCTGGTGCGATTACTGGAACGACATCGCCGAGACCCACGCCCGGTGCGCCACCGATCTGCTGCGCAACCTCGCCGGCGCCGAGTCCTCTGCCGTTCCTGACCTCACCGACCCCGACACTGCATCCGAGCACCTCGATGGACTGGCCTCGTGGATCTCGCCGGCCGCGGAGCTGTTCGCCGACCAGGGACCACAACCGGACAGCCGCACGCTCGCCGCGATTGTGGATGAGCACGCACTCGCCGGTGACCGTCCACGAATAGCGCTGGCCTACCGGGCAATTGATGCGTGGGTCAAGGCGATCACCTACTACCAGATCAGCGCCTTCCCTGGGCACGACCCTCACCGCATGCACGCCTACTGGCGTTCACGGCACCTCTTCGACGCCCTGATCAACGCGTTGGCGCCCACACTGGGCCTCACCGTGGACCACGTCGAGATTCCGGTGGGCGGCGGTGACGTCGTCCGCGGGTACCTCGTCGTGCCGCCCAAGCCCGGGCCGCACCCAGTGGTGCTGACCACAAACGGTCTGGAGGGCACCGTGCAAGAGTTGGCAATACCCCAACTGCGCTACCGCAATTCAGGCATGGCGATGTATGTGATGGAAATGCCCGGCAGCTACGCCTACACCCATCCCATGCGCCCGCAATCCGAGGCGGTCTACCACCAGGTGATCGACCATCTCGCCGCCGACGAACGGCTCGACGGCGGCCGCATCGCCATGGTCGGGGTGAGTTTCGGCGGCTACTGGACCGCCCGCATGGCCGCCACCAACAACCAGCTCGCGTGCGCCATCGCGTGCGGAGCCCCCACCGACCGCTCCTTCCACGGCGGCGCGCTGGGCACACCGCAGATCATCCTGCACGCATTGGCGAACACCCTCGGCGCGTCCCACCCGATCGACCTTGTGGCCAAGCTCAAAGCGCTGTCCATCCGAAATCTCTACCAGCACATCACCATTCCGCTGCTGGTGATCAACGGCGAGCACGACACTCTGATGAGCACCCAGGACAGCATGGACCTCGCCGACGCAGCCGCCGACGCCACCCTGCTCCTGTACCCAGACGACGACCACTGCGCCATGGGCCACTACCGCCAGTGGCTGGACTACTCCCAGCATTGGCTCCTCGACCACCTCGCGGCC